One window of the Triticum dicoccoides isolate Atlit2015 ecotype Zavitan chromosome 3B, WEW_v2.0, whole genome shotgun sequence genome contains the following:
- the LOC119277434 gene encoding CBL-interacting protein kinase 11-like: MMDESRTILMGRYEIGKQLGQGNFAKVYYARNLATGQAVAIKMINKDKVTKVGLMEQIKREISVMRLVKHPNVLQLFEVMATKSKIYFVLEYAKGGELFNKIVKEGKLNEDAARRYFHQLISAIDYCHSRGVYHRDLKPENLLLDENENLKVSDFGLSALADCARQDGLLHTTCGTPAYVAPEVLSRKGYDGAKADVWSSGVILYVLVAGYLPFHEANLIEMYRRISKADFKCPRYFSAELKELLYKILDPDPSTRIPISRIKRSAWYRRPVEVNAKKTEPEATHNTFSAEAASSGSTGCSTSGGNQGSLSLPNLNAFDIISLSTGFNLSGFFEDEYGRREERFTTRQPVTIVLTKLKELAKRLKLKIKKKENGVLKLAAPKEGKKGFLELDAEIFDVAPSFLLVELKKTNGDTFEYQKLVKEEVRPALKDIVWVWQGDQQQRSEPILQGEQHHSPSPTQQPHDELQPPLQQQEGQDQLHPPLQPQEQQNLQEQPPLPPQNGFKHQD, from the coding sequence ATGATGGATGAGAGCAGGACTATCTTGATGGGCCGTTATGAAATTGGGAAGCAATTGGGACAAGGAAATTTTGCGAAGGTGTATTATGCCCGAAATCTTGCAACTGGCCAAGCTGTtgctataaagatgatcaataaagatAAGGTTACCAAGGTTGGACTTATGGAGCAGATAAAGAGGGAGATTTCAGTAATGAGATTGGTGAAGCACCCAAATGTCCTGCAGCTTTTTGAGGTTATGGCTACCAAGAGCAAGATTTATTTTGTATTGGAGTATGCTAAAGGTGGTGAGCTTTTCAACAAGATAGTAAAGGAGGGGAAGCTTAATGAGGATGCCGCCAGGAGGTATTTCCACCAATTGATCAGCGCTATTGACTATTGCCACAGCAGGGGTGTTTATCACCGTGATCTGAAGCCTGAAAATCTACTCCTGGATGAGAATGAAAACCTGAAAGTCTCAGATTTTGGTTTGAGTGCCCTGGCTGATTGCGCGAGGCAGGATGGTCTCCTGCACACCACATGTGGAACTCCAGCTTATGTTGCCCCTGAAGTGCTTAGCAGGAAAGGTTATGATGGTGCAAAAGCAGATGTATGGTCCAGTGGGGTAATTCTGTATGTGCTTGTGGCTGGTTACCTTCCTTTTCACGAGGCAAATCTGATAGAGATGTATAGAAGGATTTCCAAAGCGGACTTTAAATGCCCTCGGTATTTTTCCGCTGAGCTGAAGGAGCTATTATATAAAATCCTTGATCCAGATCCCAGTACTAGGATTCCAATCTCTAGGATAAAGAGAAGTGCTTGGTACAGAAGACCAGTTGAGGTAAATGCAAAGAAAACTGAGCCTGAAGCAACGCACAACACCTTTTCAGCTGAAGCTGCGTCGTCAGGCTCGACAGGATGCAGCACTTCTGGGGGAAATCAAGGGTCATTAAGCCTCCCAAACctgaatgcatttgacatcatctcTCTTTCAACAGGGTTCAATCTATCTGGTTTTTTTGAGGATGAGTATGGTCGCAGGGAAGAACGATTTACCACTAGGCAGCCTGTAACAATAGTACTTACAAAGTTGAAGGAACTGGCCAAACGCTTGAAGCTAAaaattaagaagaaagaaaatggagTCCTGAAGTTGGCTGCTCCAAAGGAAGGAAAGAAGGGGTTTCTTGAGCTTGATGCTGAGATTTTTGATGTAGCCCCTTCTTTTCTCCTAGTTGAGTTGAAAAAGACTAATGGGGACACTTTCGAGTATCAAAAGTTGGTGAAAGAGGAAGTAAGGCCAGCACTCAAGGATATTGTATGGGTATGGCAAGGTGATCAGCAGCAGCGGTCAGAGCCGATTCTGCAAGGGGAGCAGCATCACTCACCGTCGCCAACACAACAGCCACATGATGAGTTGCAACCACCATTGCAACAGCAAGAGGGACAGGATCAGTTGCACCCACCTTTACAACCACAGGAGCAGCAGAACttgcaggaacaaccaccattgccACCACAGAATGGCTTCAAACACCAAGATTGA
- the LOC119281660 gene encoding uncharacterized protein LOC119281660 → MPPSAGEVARPQSPLRAMMPQSPLRIKQGGKFYERLLTKESSGANPSFRYYGSEPGSVPFVWESEPGTPRDASRMVGGALPAITPPPSYLLRHHGGVNVSRRGTAKGKKKQYRFKRTIKVGFITDMFRRLSVGKACWWRPGPSPAQVSSSSRWLVASEKAPEQHQHGRHDDQVPAAKSSAVVCSGPRQMSPCWMLPFRGTGNRNRDCD, encoded by the coding sequence ATGCCTCCGAGCGCCGGCGAGGTGGCGCGGCCGCAGAGCCcactccgcgccatgatgccgcagAGCCCGCTCCGGATCAAGCAGGGCGGCAAGTTCTACGAGCGGCTGCTCACCAAGGAGAGCTCGGGGGCCAACCCGTCGTTCCGGTACTACGGGTCCGAGCCGGGCTCGGTGCCGTTCGTCTGGGAGTCGGAGCCCGGCACGCCCAGGGACGCCTCGCGGATGGTCGGCGGCGCGCTCCCGGCCATCACCCCGCCCCCGTCCTACCTGCTCCGCCACCACGGCGGCGTCAACGTGTCCCGTCGCGGCACGGCCAAGGGCAAGAAGAAGCAGTACAGGTTCAAGCGGACGATCAAGGTCGGCTTCATCACCGACATGTTCCGCAGGCTCAGCGTCGGCAAGGCGTGCTGGTGGCGGCCGGGGCCGTCGCCGGCCCAGGTGTCGTCGTCCAGCCGGTGGCTCGTGGCGTCGGAGAAGGCGCCTGAGCAGCATCAGCACGGACGCCACGACGACCAGGTTCCCGCGGCGAAGAGCAGCGCCGTGGTGTGCTCCGGGCCGCGTCAGATGAGCCCGTGCTGGATGCTGCCGTTTCGCGGCACGGGCAACCGGAACCGCGACTGCGACTAG